Part of the Benincasa hispida cultivar B227 chromosome 12, ASM972705v1, whole genome shotgun sequence genome is shown below.
GCTCTCCCTCTCTTTCGCTTCTATCATAGAGCCATGGATCTGATTCCCTACGTAATTTTTTCCTGTTTGAATTCGATGAGAAATTAGATCACATTGTTGTATTGTCATTCTCCAATTAGATAATGAATCGTGAAAGGCACTCTATTTAATAAATCTACCGAATTTGGTTTTTGTAAACATTATCCACGATTACGAACTTACCGTCTACTCGTATGTTCtgttttatgagttttttttttttagaaaaataactagTCATTTTCAACTGTGTATTAATAATAtgtcaatgtctatcaatagtGCATCAACTGTGTATCAGATGTATACTAGTATTGTATCAAGATATCTAGTATATCAGATGTATATCagtagtgtatcaagtgtatcagaTGTATATTAGTAGTGGACCAAGTGTAtctgatagctctaaaaaagagctataacTCTTtgcttaatttaggctcgtaaatagatttttaatgtaaattatcctattttgtagATGAATTCATCCCGGTAAGCAAGGAAaccaattaaaagaaaaacgaGCTAATTTGGAGGTTGGATGCACAAAATAGGAAAAAGGCCCAAAAATTACAAGTCTGCCAACGATTGGAGCGTTGCAAATCTTGCTCATGCTTCCATGCAATGCTCAAAAGATAGAATGCATGGATCTAAGtaagcgttgcaacactacccaTGAGCATAGAAACTCTTCGAGTTTTGACGGAATGCCTCCATTGTGCGCGCGCAAGCCAGTGTCGCGCCAAGCGCCTCAATGCTACTCCAACACTAGGGGGCTGCGTCGACAagagagcgttgcaacgttgtaccagattcctatatttttttttccagtttaAGTCAAAGGGGGAATGCCGATTTTGATGGAGTCCTAGttcttcattttcctttatcttttcaGCATCTTTagtttagatttttattttattttgagttgtaATCGATAGATCAGATCTTTATCTCGAATTTGTCTATAATTTTTAGGGAAttcctatctaatttctttgagagAGAGGTTCGATGCTTAATTTCTTGAGATTTCTTtaattgaatttcatgttcttcaattctatgatttctttgaatcttgatcTTATTTGGATTTGTATTTATGTTTTGGATTGACGACCCCCTTGTAATTGCATGTCATTACTAGTTAATTTCGAGCTCGCGCGTTTCCTTGTGTTCGTCTATGCTTGAATTTACCCCGGTAGCATAAGATTGAATGTGAATGCTTTGATTTATAGACTGGACTAGAATCTTTGTAATGCATGTTCAACCTaggttcaaaaaataatttggttaattgaattAGACTGTCTAATCAATTAGTCAACACAATTGAATCCTCAATTCATCATGcatatgaattttatttctATATGGATGCTATCAAACCCAATAGAATTTAGAGTATATAGCTTAATTAGGAATGGATTTCCAACCTTAATTAATGCTTAGGATGCTTGATTgatttggttttaattaattgtcGGCTTTTATAGAGACTagttaaatcaaattgatttaatagtTTACATGCATAGAATGAaatgtttgtttaattaatgaACTCCATGATAGAAATTACATAGAATTCTCCCTCTTACTCGAGAAATTAGATAAACTCCAATCCTTGATTACATTTACCCTTTGCATTTCAATTTCATGcatgttattttatttcataaaatcTAAACCCCATTTTTACTACTTTCCACAATCAAATTTAACTTAGAGAGATTTAATTTTTGGTCTCTTTGTAGTTTGACCATGTACTTGCCACTTGTGCTACctagtagtataagtagttaggGGTAGAATCGATTCGATTCAATTCGGTTTACGGGTCAAATTGAACTGAATcgatttcttttatatatgaaaccgaaccgaattgCATATATtcgattcggttcggtttcaaatatTTTAGGCTAGAAAAACAATATTCTTTTTTTAGACAAATAAAACTCTTGTTTGGATAGGGAATAATTGGGCAACTAGAggaaaattttgaatgaaaCTTGAAGAGCTATCTAATTTGGATAAGAAATAACACCAAGTAAAAGCTAAGTATCAAACATGaaacttgaaaagaaaaatggttctCAGTCACAAACCAATTAAAAGCTAAGTATCAAAACTAAAGTAATTTTGTCATGGTAGAATCACCAAGGAAAAGAACTTATGGAAAATCAAAATGAGCATATCTAGATCAGAAAATAAATGATAGAGATAGGAATGAACCTGAATAATAGATCAGAGAGATGTTCGATTGAGAAACAAAGATTATGGTTTTGTGCCTTAATTGAGATCAAAGAtgaaggaaaaaggaaagattAAAAATCACATCCAAATAAAAacagagagaaaataaactgaGAGAAGGAGAAACAAAAAACTTACTTGCGGTGCAGACTGCGACAGTCGGCAGCCACTAGGTGTTGGAGAAGGTGGAGTGGCAGCAAAATGGAAAAGATTGAGAACATCAAGAGAGATGGAGGGAGAGAAGATCGAGAGAGATGGAAAGATGGAGTCGCTACTAACTTGAGACTTGAGAGCCAAAAGGAGGTGCTAGTGCTGCAGATGGAGATATTAGACATGGAGGAAGAAGGGGCAGAGTGATAGGAGAATATGAAGAGAGTGGTAGCAGAattgaactaaaaaccctaaaaatatgtgtttgtgatatatatatatattaaaaatggtTTAGTTCGATTTTAGAAGCGATTTTTAAAATTGGAACCGAACCAAACCGTTTTAATTCGGTTTTGGAATTACATCGAACCACAtcgaatcaatttttttttattctattcgGTTCAGCTTTGCAAATCGATTCGATTTATGCGGTTTCACTATCCACCCCTATAGGTAGTAGTTCGgtgatatataaatatattatttgtttagGCTAGGGGTCTAAGAAATGACATTAGATTTTCTCGGCCCAATAATATCAAGGGTATAAGTGTGAGTGTATAAAGGATACATCAGTAGTATATCAAGGTATTAAGGATATCAACTATATCAGGTGTATCAAATGTACAAGTGTGAATCAAGTGTATATTAAGTATATCAGGTATATCCGTactttttttaacattttgtgGGTTGGTCTTgttcttttaccatttttgtaaaaatattaaaatttaaaaataggcttaatttttaaaatttaatttattaaatctgCAAGAAGCCATTTTTTAAATGGTTAGAGAAAGATATTGTACTTACAATatcatgatattttatttattatttaaaaataataataataataataataaggaataaaATCCGATTCTGATTTCTGAACCACACGGATTTTCTTTTCGGGAAAGTCACCTCCGTCACCGCTCaccattcttttctttttctttttcattttaaattacaGACAAAATTAATTAACCCATCAAGTAAAATTCTTTTCCCAACAATTAGATTCATTGAATGCTCCCTGTgcgaaaaaaataataataatcaaagtTTTAGTTCCAACTGTATAacgaaaattcttataaataaaaaaattctaaaaatatttagaatatatataaaaaaaagttttaagaatgctttaattatttttttttggttttttaataaaattgtgtttgtttttttccatttttttcccaatgattttcttgtttgttaagttatgtaaatttatagtcaaaaacaaatttttaaaaatggttttgttttattacatttttttaaaatgttttttttttttaattttgtttgaatttttaaatataaagtcAAAACACAAagtgtttataaattaaattataaaaaattagaaagCAAAAACTAAATGGTCATCACTTATTGACATGAGCATAATTTACAAGTTAATTGGAATAGACCGTCTATATATCTCCATTCtttataaatacaataatatGATATTATTGTCTACTTTGGATTAAAAGTCCTCATagtttaactttttgtttgtttgagtCAAAAAGTCTCTcaataacaataaatataagAGTAAGAATTATGTGCAGTCTAGGCTACACTTAATCTCATGCCCTCATTCCTTTacactaaaaaagaaaattaaataaattcaatctttcctttaaaaaaaaatttcagacAACGCgtaaatattttcctaattataATTGTCCTCACTTATATTTCATAGATCTCTTTTCTAACTAAAGTGAATCTTTGCTTGCACTTCTAACATATTAATCCTTGAAGTTTGTatttaaaacgtttaattttaaaattatctaatttatgtttaaaagacttttgaactttaaaatgtCTAATAATTCTATAACATTTTAATGTTGTATCTAAGAAATTCATAaaacattcaaaataatttacatAAATCTAAATCGAATATCTAATAGAACATTAATGTTTAATAGGCCATTGATATCTTTAAgttcaattattaaattgataaaCCTTGAAGGTTAACTAAACTTGTAATCcaactccaaaatgaaaagaaaaaaaaaaacagtaacaatttttgttatgaaaaaaaaagagaaaaactcaATACAATTTCTATATATACCTATGATATtatgatattattttatttaaatttaagatcacttagttttgtttttgatttcACTAATAAATTTCAATACCAATGAAATAGTAATCCTTGCATTTACTTTaagatttttcaatttccaattaATGTGAGATTTTGTTTGCACTTTtggaagttttaatttttttttacatgtaaACGTTTCAAAACTTCAGAAGTATCAAAATAAGATTTTTGgtgaacttttaaatttgtatttaaaaatccttaaaatttaaaaatatttatctaaTATAGCTATACACTTTCGATTTTATATCTATTAAATTCTTGatatatttaaaagaataattaaaaattaacataaaattaaaatttatgtcAAATACCACTATAAAATTCCAATGGACTGTTTATTGAATtcattaattgaaaaaaaaaagtattgaaTAAATCAAAAGATTAATCTCGACctgaaaaattattaaatacaaaattgaaagtttcttttttcttttttttttttttaataaaacaacAAATCGAAAAGTTAAGGTCTAGTTTGATAACTATTctgctttttatttttgtttttaaaaattaaatatataaacagtactttcatctctaaatttttttatttattatctactttttaccaataatttaaaaaacgaaaccaaaatttgaaaactaaaaaaagtaagtttaaaaagttgtttttgttttttaaatttgactaaaaattcaacattgtacttaagagatatgcaaatcattgtagaaaatgaagagaaaatactcaatttttaaaaagtaaaaaacaaaaacaaaatgatcaTCAAATTCGACTAAATGAcgtattaaacattttttttaagtttaaagtcAAACACAGACACAAACTCGaaagtttattagttttatagaCACCGTTAAAAGTTGAACAATTAGataaacacaaacataaaaaGTGCACGAACTAAACTGGTAATGTAagtccaaaaataaataaaaaaaaaagaaaagaaaaaacattctTTCTATCAGCTATAAATCGGACCATAGCTCTGAAGCAGCTCTGTTCATGTTTGAGTTGAAGAGCAAAAACAAAACCGAATTGTAAGACCTTGTTGTTGATCTTGTTGAAGAGCAAAAATGTCTTGCCTTTCCGATCTCATCAACCTCAATCTCTGCGACTTCACCGACAAGGTGATTGCAGAGTACATTTGGTGAGTCCATACCTTCTCTCTATAATTTTCTTCAATATTTCTCTTTATGTTTTCCGATACCAAAATTCTCGTTTCTGCCTTATTTCAACAGGGTCGGTGGATCTGGTAAAGACGTCCGAAGCAAAGCCAGGGTACAAAAACACACAATTCTTTTGTGTTGTTTTTTCCTCTGTCATTATTATGTGTGTTCTCTGTTTTGGTAACTTAAAATATGGTTGTTTTTGTGTTTGTGAAGACTATTTCAGGGCCTGTTACCGATCCCTCTAAGCTTCCCAAGTGGAATTATGACGGTTCTAGCACTGGCCAAGCCCCTGGACAAGACAGTGAAGTCATCTTATAGTAATCAATTACATCCCTATATATCTATTTTATTTGGTTATATAATAAGCTAGCAGCTGATCTTTTGCTGaattttcacttgttttttTCAACAGCCCACAAGCTATTTTCAGGGATCCTTTCAGAAGAGGAAACAATATTCTTGTAAGTTCACTTTTAAGTTGCATTTTTTTTAGAGCTATGTTGGTTTTGACATTTTgcatttgttataataattaaGGAAATGTTTTTATTTAGGTGATTTGTGATTCTTACACTCCGGCTGGAGAGCCGATTCCGACGAACAAGAGACATGCGGCGGCGAAGATCTTCAGCCATCCTGATGTAGTGGCTGAAGAGCCCTGGTATCTAGTTtagtttgatttgatttttgattttttttctttaattttaatttaaaaatttggagaaaaacaACAGGTATGGAATTGAGCAGGAGTATACGCTATTGCAGAAGGATGTTAAATGGCCCATTGGATGGCCCATTGGGGGGTTTCCTGGGCCTCAGGTAAACACCAATTTCTTCCCTCCATTTCGGCCCACTCCACCTAAATCTACCTTTtcgattaaattatttttaggtAATTGCAATACATTGTACGTTTGGAGCTAATAATCAACTgtataacaatttttatttgttatttaaaaaaaattacaaatataacaaaacctatcaatgatagattctaCCAGTTACAGAAtcctattagtgatagactttaCTGCTAGGTCTATCGTTAATAAACTTCGAaagttgaatttaaattttgttgtatGTGCAAATTCTTTTCCatagtatttataaatattttgggtTCGATTGTTATATTGCAACTATTCCGTActtttaaaatgattaattaccacttcaactcttgataattgatattattttttgtactaaaaaaagaataaaaatcacCACTTTGACCAAAGCATTACATTattaaaggaattaaaataattcaaaaaaaaaaagagaagaatttGTTATGTGATAAACTACGATTTGATAAGTTGGTGAAATGAACAAAGATAAGTACTACCTGAAATGTATTAagtaattttctctttttattatatatttaatgttgTTTGTGTGAGAACCATATAGATATACAAGACATGAATATGACACAATACAATATATGGTGCCACAAGGAtacattttttcaaatatataacatCTATGATTCAAAGTCAACCAATTGATGCATTATATGCTCATATGGGTATTTCAAACTATGGTTTAGTTATAATTGATTTAAGAGTTAAATGAGGATTAGCATATGTTAATGACAAGATTATTAAAGGTTATGACACGTGGCGAGTGCAGGGGCCATATTACTGTAGTGCTGGCGCTGACAAATCATTTGGGCGTGACATCGTTGATGCTCACTACAAGGCTTGTCTATATGCCGGTGTCAACATTAGCGGCATCAACGGTGAAGTCATGCCTGGTCAGGTACCCAAATTAAATCAATCTTATTATTAATCTTACatatatgtttttttgtttttttttttttaactcaaatTTAACTTTCCACCCCAATTTTTATAAACTTGTACTTATAATATTATAGTATAAGTATTGATATGATGAATTTGTAGTTATTGTCCTATAAATATCGATATGAAGTTGTGACGTATCAATAAATGAGATAATTAGAAACTAACATTATATAACTAAATAACCATTGACAAATATGCATTCTTTTGAAGATGGAGGTTTAAATCTTTCTATTGTATTGTACTCTAAAAATATATGAGAATAAATTTAAGATAGGCAGAGCCTACTACTTGataattaggggtgttcaaaaaacccgatgactcaaaaaaatcgatcaacccaacccaaactgggttatcaactcatttgagttgggttgggttcaaataaatgaaaattttatgggttgggttggttcatgggttcacctaatataacccaaaccaacccgaatttattattaactttaaaatatatatttttgttacttatagcacaaatatttatacatattgattttaattttatttaattccaatatattttttaataatttattcttcaacaactaatttctttgcactttagaaaaaaaattttcactatataaattgaaattgagttgttaatcttaattcaatatatggaaataattaaattagattcttacatatttacgttttgcttctttttagaacaaaattttaaataaatgacccgattaacccgaaccaacctaaccaaatatttcatggttggattgggttgagtttATTTTTTAGTAAGGGTTACTTGGGTTGAATAAATTTACAAACCGAATAATTggattgggtctaaaaagtctttcaactcaatccaacccaacccatgaacacccctattgacaaatttctattattttgttttcccGTTATCTGTTTGTTTCAAGGAATGGGCATGGGATGAGTTAGGTATCCTAAGCCAAATCCTTGTTTGGGACAAAGGTTTAGGAAgacacacactttctcatgggtTTGAATAGTAAACACTGTTTAAACCTATgggttacattttttttttataatttaatataggAAGTTTGTCGACCAACTTTCGGGCACCACATCGGGTAGTTGCTGTCGGTAAACTTCAACCACTACCTTCGACGATCGCCACCAACCACCTCCGGTTGCCAATTCTGGTGACCTTGTTGGTGAACTTCTGGCCACCAACTTTGGGCAAACTCTGATTGCCATCGGCCAACCTTGATTGCCATCTCCAGCGATCGTTGCTGGCTAACTCCGATGaattattgttgttttgtagTGGTTTTCTTTACTTATGTATTGTAACGTTGTTTTGTAGTTTCTTTCACTATcttatctcaaaaaaaaaaaaaaaaaacaacaatatagTTGGGCTTTCTaaagaatattttatttttgtactaacaaaatttgaacttttttaaaattaaagaatcACATGAGACAATATTCATTGAGAATAAGAATCTATCAAAATTTACATGAATTTGTAATCTTAATTAAGAGTGTAACAAAAATTcgaaaaagaaatttgaatcaAATGGCAAATAGATCCACTTGTTTTGTTTGGTTGATAGTATAAGATGGAAGGTTTTTGTTTGGATTTGGAGACAACAAAAATTACTCATTTGATTTgatctttaattaaaaaaccaGCCAAAATTGAACGGAACTAACGACAAAATAAATTACTTATTTGATTAGATTTTTTATTGAAACAAAAATgctcaatttcaataaaaataaaggcaaaattttaataaaaccaAAAGAAGCAAAACAACATAGAAcggaatcataaaaaaaaaaaatctaacaatcgattttattctttattggacatcgatttagttttttattttataaagtgATGGATGCGTTTAAATCAAATCGCTATCACCCCTAAATACAATAACAATGGAGTTGCTTTTGCAGTGGGAATTCCAAGTTGGTCCTTCGGTGGGAATATCAGCAGCAGATGAACTGTGGGTTGCTCGGTACATTTTAGAGGTAACTTCAAAATTACcaccaacaaattttacagcAATTAAGGCAGTGGCCCCACctcttttttacttttcacTCTGATTAAACAGAGGATTACGGAAATTGCGGGTGTGGTTCTTTCTTTCGACCCCAAACCAATTCAGGTTACAAATTTCaccttttttcttattatttttttaatttttaatttaatttaatttattattattattttaccaatttcaaattaatattttctgTTTAATCTACACAATAGGGTGATTGGAATGGAGCTGGCGCCCATACAAACTACAGGTAATAAATTTaactctttttttgtttttgtttttttttttttttaaattttttgaataaagcattatttattaaaaaaaattaagatttgatTTGCTTTTTTAACATAAAGTAAAAAATATGTCTTCATTAAAGTATCGACCAAAATATAGCTATTCTATTTtagtttccaatttttttttttttttttttgcataaaatctaaggatatattaggagtgattttgagatgtcaaaatcactttttcTTAAAATGATGTTATTTGGCATAGACAgctaaaatttattttagaaaaatctaaaataatttcGAATTGATTTTGGAGGAATTAGTTAATTGGTGAGTTTTGTTAAGTGATTGTTTGGGAATCAATCCTAAAATAGTTGTCTAATTGagtttttgtttaaatattGTTGGTTAGCTATTtctgaaagtatttttttaattttaaatgctAGAACAAAAGATGACAGATATTATTTGTCATTATTGATAATAAGATAAACAATTATaatgtcttgaatttttttttttttcaatatctaatataaaaaTTCACCTTACTCAAAATATCAACCATGTATATAAGaatttaacaataaaataaatagaaataaatatgtatcataattatttaattaaataataatttctcaAATAGAAAATACAGTTTTGAGTAATTGGGTAACTCTAAATTTACTTTTGAGACCAaacataataatttaaaattaattctaaataaatgaaaatcacTTTTAAGAGTTTAGTaccaaacataaatttgattgtttaagcctcgtttgataaccacttttgttttttgtttttgtttatgaaaattaagtctataaacactacttccaccttcaaatttagttttttattatctacttttcaccaatggtgtAAAAAAACgaagccaaaatttgagaattaacAAAGTAACTTTcgaaaagttgtttttgtttttagaatttagctaattattcaactattttacttaagaaaaatgcaattcattctaagaaatgtggatgaaaaaggtttaattttagaaaataaaaacaaaaaaccaaatggttaccaaacagagtgtcaaaaatcaatttcacaAAAACAATTGTACCCAAATCTCTTTTTCTAAAACAATTAGTCCAACTATCACTCACAAAACACACCCTAAATCATTGTGTTGAAATACTTCTAATTTATGATACTTTTTGTAATAAACTTTGTAGTACCAAGTCCATGAGAAAAGAGGGAGGTTATGAGGTGATCAAGAAAGCAATTGAGAAATTGGGGCTAAGGCACAAAGAACACATCGCGGCATACGGAGAAGGCAACGAGCGTCGTCTAACTGGTCGACACGAAACAGCTGACATCAACACTTTCTTATGGGTAAACAAACAATCATTTAACTAAAACTTTAGTACTACCATAATACATACTCCTTTCAACTAAAATAAACATGAGTCTATAGTATAGATTTGATCCAAACTCTTGTTTGGCACAGGGCGTTGCGAACCGAGGAGCTTCGATCCGAGTCGGGCGAGACACGGAGAAATCGGGCAAAGGGTACTTTGAGGACAGAAGGCCTGCCTCTAACATGGATCCTTACACAGTCACTTCCATGATTGCAGAAACTACCATCCTTTGGAAGCCATGAATTTTGAGCTTACCTAAATCTTTGTTCATTGGGTTTCATAATTTCCAAGAGTTTTTACCCACAAGAGAAATTGgttcttctttttattcttcttttttatcttaATTCAGTTGCAAAAGGGGAAACTTTCACTTTAAGTTAAAATGTAATTGAAAgttaaataataaagttaggATTAGGAAAAGGGGGTTGTGGAATTTTGTACCAATAAAAACAGTTGTGGGTTGATTTTTAgctctttttttcttctctatttcaatattctaatttctaattttataataaatcatTATATTTTGCCTAATTTCAACTTAACTAACCACAAAAAATATCCAAACTCAACActtaatatgaaaatttaactaaaatgtTAGCCAATACACAAATGATAAGGATCACTAACTACAAAAATAGTGTCGGCTAGCAACAAGTATAtg
Proteins encoded:
- the LOC120068527 gene encoding glutamine synthetase cytosolic isozyme-like, whose amino-acid sequence is MSCLSDLINLNLCDFTDKVIAEYIWVGGSGKDVRSKARTISGPVTDPSKLPKWNYDGSSTGQAPGQDSEVILYPQAIFRDPFRRGNNILVICDSYTPAGEPIPTNKRHAAAKIFSHPDVVAEEPWYGIEQEYTLLQKDVKWPIGWPIGGFPGPQGPYYCSAGADKSFGRDIVDAHYKACLYAGVNISGINGEVMPGQWEFQVGPSVGISAADELWVARYILERITEIAGVVLSFDPKPIQGDWNGAGAHTNYSTKSMRKEGGYEVIKKAIEKLGLRHKEHIAAYGEGNERRLTGRHETADINTFLWGVANRGASIRVGRDTEKSGKGYFEDRRPASNMDPYTVTSMIAETTILWKP